A stretch of Suncus etruscus isolate mSunEtr1 chromosome 9, mSunEtr1.pri.cur, whole genome shotgun sequence DNA encodes these proteins:
- the SERINC3 gene encoding serine incorporator 3 yields the protein MGTVLGVCSLASWVPCLCSGASCLLCRCCPNTENSFVTRLIYAFLVLLGTATCFIMRTGTLNAQLKKIPGFCEGGFKINSTEMMTDKSCDVLVDYKAVYRINFALAIFFFVFFLLMLNVKTSKDPRAAVHNGFWFFKIAAIIGIMVGSFYIPGGHFTTAWFVIGIIGAILFILIQLVLLVDFAHSWNESWVNRMEEGNSRCWYAALLSSTSIFYIISIVEIALLYAYYTKPDGCTENKFFISINLILCVVISVLSILPKIQELQPRSGLLQSSIITFYTMYLTWSAINNGSDHHCNPGLLNIITQMYTPRNNTTPVPTKIPLTNKDHSLDSESYVGLIVFVFCLLYSSFRNSSNSQVSKLTLSGSDSVILNDTAVNGAGDEEDGHPRRVLDNEKDGVKYSYAAFHFMLCLASLYIMLTLTNWYSPDAEFQSVTSKWPVVWVKMASSWVCLAVYVWTLVAPLLCPNRDFS from the exons GTCCCGTGCCTTTGCAGTGGTGCATCATGCTTGCTGTGTCGTTGCTGTCCCAACACCGAAAACTCCTTTGTGACTCGCCTCATATATGCTTTCCTAGTCCTCTTGGGCACTGCCACCTGTTTCATCATGCGCACTGGAACCCTGAACGCTCAGCTGAAGAAG ATCCCTGGATTCTGTGAAGGAGGATTTAAAATCAATTCAACTGAGATGATGACAGATAAAAGTTGTGACGTGCTGGTGGATTATAAAGCTGTCTACCGAATCAACTTTGCTTTGGCCATCttcttctttgtgttttttctgCTTATGTTAAATGTTAAAACAAGTAAAGACCCCAGAGCAGCAGTACATAATGG gttTTGGTTCTTCAAAATTGCCGCTATCATTGGTATCATGGTTGGTTCTTTCTACATTCCTGGAGGCCATTTTACCACAG cctgGTTTGTTATTGGTATAATTGGGGCCATCTTATTCATTCTCATCCAGCTGGTACTGTTGGTTGACTTTGCTCACTCTTGGAATGAAAGCTGGGTAAATCGAATGGAAGAGGGAAACTCAAGATGCTGGTATGCTG ctttaCTGTCCTCCACCAGCATTTTCTACATTATTTCAATTGTGGAGATTGCTTTGCTCTATGCATACTACACCAAACCAGATGGCTGCACAGAGAACAAGTTCTTCATCAGTATTAATCTCATCCTTTGTGTTGTCATTTCCGTTCTATCCATCCTCCCTAAAATCCAG GAACTTCAGCCTCGTTCAGGCCTCCTGCAGTCTTCTATCATTACCTTTTACACCATGTACTTAACATGGTCAGCCATCAACAATGGATCTG aTCATCACTGCAACCCTGGCCTGTTGAACATAATCACACAAATGTACACACCTCGCAACAACACCACTCCCGTCCCCACCAAGATTCCGCTGACCAACAAAGACCATTCCCTGGATTCAGAGAGCTATGTTggactgattgtttttgttttctgcctTCTGTATTCGAG TTTCCGTAATTCTAGCAACAGTCAAGTCAGTAAGCTGACCCTGTCAGGAAGTGATAGCGTAATCCTCAATGACACGGCAGTCAATGGCGCTGGTGATGAGGAAGATGGACATCCTCGGCGGGTTCTGGACAATGAGAAAGACGGAGTGAAGTACAGCTATGCTGCCTTCCACTTCATGCTCTGCTTGGCTTCCTTATACATCATGTTGACATTGACTAACTGGTACAG ccctgATGCAGAGTTTCAGAGTGTGACCAGCAAGTGGCCAGTAGTGTGGGTCAAGATGGCCTCCAGCTGGGTCTGCTTAGCCGTGTATGTCTGGACCCTTGTGGCACCACTTCTCTGCCCCAATCGAGACTTCAGCTGA